One window of the Prosthecodimorpha staleyi genome contains the following:
- a CDS encoding ABC transporter substrate-binding protein — translation MKTIASAVLGMLVAGPALAADPGVTDTTIKIGDVNIMTGPAAFVGRGFSVGSKVAAEEVNAAGGINGRKIVVITEDDGYVPARSFQALTKLLEVDQIFALNGTSGTANVLAMMPLITEHKLPTVVSQAPAPVVYNPVRPTVFTFGATYENAFYAQLKYIHQKMAKPDAVYGLVRQDDDFGKDIEVGFDRAVKDFNLKAPVRIRFKKGTTNFSAEVAQMKQAGVTVLANGGIFAGAANILSEARKLDMPLIPAEVWSEGIPASAALLAPAGYDYLVGDYVSLSGPANEKFRELAKKYVSEDELKNISRYTYASYIGMKALIEAMRQCGKDLTRACTVEKLRTLKGLDTGGLSAPVDFTNEKQLSGTAVAVYQYDIKSATFKPLTGFEQY, via the coding sequence ATGAAGACGATCGCATCTGCCGTTCTGGGAATGCTCGTCGCCGGTCCGGCCCTGGCGGCCGATCCGGGCGTCACCGATACCACCATCAAGATCGGCGACGTGAACATCATGACCGGCCCAGCCGCCTTCGTCGGGCGCGGCTTCTCGGTCGGCTCCAAGGTGGCGGCCGAGGAGGTCAATGCCGCCGGCGGCATCAACGGCCGCAAGATCGTGGTCATCACCGAGGATGACGGCTACGTGCCGGCGCGTTCCTTCCAGGCGCTGACCAAGCTCCTGGAGGTCGACCAGATCTTCGCGCTCAATGGCACCTCCGGCACCGCCAACGTGCTCGCCATGATGCCGCTGATCACCGAGCACAAGCTGCCGACCGTGGTCAGCCAGGCGCCGGCGCCGGTCGTCTACAACCCGGTCCGCCCGACCGTGTTCACCTTCGGCGCCACCTACGAGAACGCCTTCTACGCCCAGTTGAAATATATCCACCAGAAGATGGCCAAGCCCGATGCCGTCTATGGTCTCGTTCGCCAGGACGACGACTTCGGCAAGGACATCGAGGTTGGCTTCGACCGGGCAGTGAAGGACTTCAACCTCAAGGCCCCGGTGCGCATCCGCTTCAAGAAGGGCACCACCAACTTCTCCGCCGAAGTGGCGCAGATGAAGCAGGCGGGCGTGACGGTACTGGCCAATGGCGGCATCTTCGCCGGCGCCGCCAACATCCTGTCCGAGGCGCGCAAGCTCGACATGCCGCTGATCCCGGCGGAAGTCTGGAGCGAAGGCATCCCGGCCTCCGCGGCCCTGCTGGCACCGGCCGGCTACGACTATCTGGTCGGCGACTACGTCTCGCTGAGCGGGCCGGCCAACGAGAAGTTCCGCGAACTGGCCAAGAAATACGTGTCCGAGGACGAGCTGAAGAACATCAGCCGCTACACCTATGCGTCCTATATCGGCATGAAGGCGCTGATCGAGGCCATGCGCCAGTGCGGCAAGGATCTGACCCGCGCCTGCACGGTCGAGAAGCTGCGTACGCTCAAGGGTCTGGATACCGGCGGCCTGAGTGCCCCGGTCGACTTCACCAACGAGAAGCAGCTCTCGGGAACCGCCGTCGCCGTCTACCAGTACGACATCAAGTCGGCGACCTTCAAGCCGCTGACCGGCTTCGAGCAGTACTGA
- a CDS encoding NAD(P)H-dependent flavin oxidoreductase, with product MAIPNSLAGRLSVPVIASPMFLISGPDLVVECCLNGVVGTFPALNQRTTEGFAAWLDQIAERLAPAGAGAAPYGVNLVVHRSNPRLDRDLEVAIAHKVPLIITSLGLNRDLIKAVQAYGGLVFHDVTTLAFAEKAAAAGVDGLIAVTAGAGGHAGLLNPIAALAEMRRIFDGTLILGGAMSNGAQVAAARLMGADLAYLGTRFMATRESQAPAALHEMMLAGRASDIVLTPAISGVPGNFLRASIAAAGRDPDDLTKPAQLDFGTGEAKAWRDIWAAGQGIGGIDDIPPAAELCRRLAAEYEAALTGAPGLSMRSALPSIAG from the coding sequence ATGGCCATTCCGAATTCCCTTGCGGGCCGGCTCTCGGTGCCGGTCATCGCGTCGCCCATGTTCCTGATCTCCGGGCCGGATCTGGTCGTCGAATGCTGCCTCAACGGCGTCGTCGGCACCTTCCCGGCCCTCAACCAGCGCACGACCGAGGGCTTCGCGGCCTGGCTCGACCAGATCGCGGAGCGCCTCGCGCCGGCCGGGGCGGGTGCGGCGCCCTACGGCGTCAATCTCGTCGTCCACCGCAGCAATCCGCGGCTCGACCGCGATCTCGAGGTCGCGATCGCCCACAAGGTGCCGCTGATCATCACCTCGCTCGGGCTCAACCGGGATCTGATCAAGGCCGTGCAAGCCTATGGCGGCCTTGTCTTCCACGACGTGACCACGCTCGCCTTCGCCGAGAAGGCCGCCGCCGCCGGTGTCGATGGGCTGATCGCGGTAACGGCCGGGGCGGGCGGGCATGCCGGCCTGTTGAACCCGATCGCCGCGCTGGCCGAGATGCGCCGCATCTTCGACGGTACGCTGATCCTCGGCGGGGCCATGTCGAACGGCGCGCAGGTCGCCGCGGCGCGATTGATGGGGGCCGATCTCGCCTATCTGGGCACCCGCTTCATGGCGACCCGCGAAAGCCAGGCCCCTGCGGCGCTGCACGAGATGATGCTTGCCGGCCGCGCCTCCGACATCGTGCTGACGCCGGCCATCAGCGGCGTGCCGGGCAACTTCCTGCGCGCCAGCATCGCGGCGGCCGGTCGCGACCCGGACGACCTGACGAAGCCGGCGCAACTGGATTTCGGCACCGGCGAGGCCAAGGCCTGGCGCGACATCTGGGCCGCCGGGCAGGGGATCGGCGGCATCGACGACATCCCGCCGGCGGCGGAACTCTGCCGCCGCCTGGCGGCAGAGTATGAAGCGGCGCTGACCGGTGCGCCCGGTCTGTCCATGCGCAGCGCGCTACCGTCGATCGCCGGTTGA